One window of the Colletotrichum destructivum chromosome 6, complete sequence genome contains the following:
- a CDS encoding Putative cytochrome P450, translating into MAIKTCAGASLFIAALSFRFLHADWPTAIQISAAIFTLLCGLLLGYHGYIYPFFLSPLRHLPGPKGGHPLIGQMLNQIRTPGPADLFISWMKQWPDAPFVRYLSIGNCETLMVNNIAAFKEVQQAKVYSFRKSQLAARMFSPITGHGLMFSEGEERKKQRTQLALEHFLKKATLDVFVIGSIGCDLDSIFVPEAHFYEVYERIIRQPPSGHVITFIDGHVPLRSWLPLASNKRWLKDVALIRAMLLTCVENRRHEMMVEKKLGLEEKTDRRDILTFILEDCQFDATQTNWTDLELLEYMLNFIAGGHETTGSTTMWVAHVLATEPEVQDRLKQEVLGLCVGKPRDWNPTYEELEHLMYMNNFLKEILRFYSPGKSFPPPRSPCRLPPAIFLPREASEDVTVCGTFIPKGTQVTLCPAVAHFNPLVWGETAEAFDPDRWADGRAPGDSYTMEAFLQGPAGCIAKNMALLNTKSVIFALARDFRFSPRPGWDGRLELANPNFTLRPRESLRVTIERDEAR; encoded by the exons ATGGCTATCAAGACCTGCGCAGGAGCCTCGCTCTTCATTGCAGCTCTGAGCTTCAGGTTTTTGCATGCTGATTGGCCAACTGCAATACAGATATCTGCTGCAATTTTCACTTTGCTGTGTGGTCTTCTCTTAGGATATCATGGATATATCTatcctttctttctttccccaTTGCGTCATCTACCAGGACCAAAG GGAGGTCATCCCCTCATCGGCCAGATGTTAAATCAGATTAGAACCCCTGGACCCGCCGACCTCTTCATCTCCTGGATGAAGCAGTGGCCAGATGCGCCTTTTGTGCGCTACCTGTCCATAGGCAACTGCGAGACTCTCATGGTCAACAACATAGCTGCTTTCAAAGAGGTACAGCAAGCCAAAGTGTACTCTTTCCGAAAGTCGCAGCTTGCAGCACGAATGTTCTCCCCTATTACTGGACATGGACTCATGTTCTcagagggagaggaaagaaagaagcagcGCACTCAGCTGGCCC TTGAGCACTTCCTCAAAAAGGCCACCCTTGACGTCTTCGTCATTGGCTCCATCGGTTGTGACCTGGACAGCATCTTCGTCCCCGAAGCCCACTTCTACGAGGTGTACGAGCGCATCATCCGTCAGCCGCCTTCGGGTCACGTCATCACCTTCATCGACGGCCACGTCCCCCTCCGCTCGTGGCTGCCACTGGCGAGTAACAAGAGATGGTTGAAGGACGTTGCGCTTATCCGGGCGATGCTACTTACTTGTGTAGAGAACAGGCGCCACGAGATGAtggtggagaagaagctgggcctcgaggagaagacggaccGTCGCGACATCCTGACCTTCATCCTGGAGGATTGCCAGTTTGACGCCACCCAGACCAACTGGACTGACTTGGAGCTGTTGGAATAC ATGCTCAACTTCATTGCTGGAG GCCACGAGACGACTGGATCGACGACCATGTGGGTTGCTCACGTCCTTGCCACGGAGCCCGAGGTTCAGGACCGCCTCAAGCAGGAGGTCCTCGGGCTCTGCGTCGGCAAGCCGCGGGACTGGAACCCGACAtacgaggagctcgagcaTCTGATGTATATGAACAACTTTCTCAAAGAGATACTGCGCTTCTACTCCCCAGGCAAGTCATTTCCACCACCGCGCTCCCCCTGCCGTCTCCCCCCCG CCATCTTCCTCCCGCGGGAGGCCTCCGAAGACGTCACGGTCTGCGGCACCTTCATACCCAAAGGCACGCAAGTCACGCTCTGCCCGGCCGTCGCGCACTTCAACCCGCTGGTCTGgggcgagacggccgaggcgttcGACCCGGACCGGTgggcggacggacgggcgCCCGGGGACTCGTACACGATGGAGGCGTTCCTGCAGGGCCCGGCGGGCTGCATCGCCAAGAACATGGCGCTGCTGAACACCAAGAGCGTTAtcttcgccctcgcgcgCGACTTCAGGTTTTCGCCGCGCCCCGGCTGGGACGGACGGCTGGAGCTTGCGAATCCCAACTTCACGCTGCGGCCGCGGGAGAGTCTGCGCGTCACGATCGAGAGGGATGAGGCCCGGTAG